In Limibacter armeniacum, a single window of DNA contains:
- a CDS encoding NUMOD4 domain-containing protein codes for MRSLYNNGNQSIKEVAMTEEEVWKEIDFTDKKYEISNFGRVRSYARSSKGEIIKGRDIGGGYLSIDCKINGTKKSFYVHRLVAQHFLEKPSKNANIVIHKDGDKSNNHLSNLEWCSLRDRFETKRKYLPNYSEAFVQGCKKSQKTTVKPQDGHDYFEFGSKYHRVSDNGSCLFIRVNMGGKWKSLALAEIVLERIGIPKPSPQHKLAYKDWNYKNLNPANLFWETQAEKSRRLLEARPLQLARIRKMGLSHRKNIPSKKKELIKKYLDEGKSIAKISRLLDIGYTRLYNYINKSELA; via the coding sequence ATGCGCTCGCTTTACAATAACGGCAACCAGTCTATAAAAGAAGTTGCTATGACAGAAGAAGAAGTATGGAAAGAAATTGACTTCACAGACAAAAAGTACGAAATCAGTAATTTCGGAAGAGTCAGGTCATATGCCCGTTCCTCGAAAGGGGAAATCATCAAGGGTCGTGACATTGGAGGTGGTTACCTCTCAATCGATTGTAAGATCAATGGCACTAAGAAATCATTTTATGTACACCGTCTTGTAGCTCAACACTTTCTTGAAAAACCATCCAAGAATGCTAACATTGTCATTCACAAGGATGGTGACAAGTCCAACAATCACCTTTCAAACCTAGAATGGTGCAGTTTAAGGGACAGATTTGAAACCAAACGTAAATATCTACCCAATTACTCCGAAGCGTTTGTTCAAGGCTGCAAGAAAAGTCAGAAGACAACCGTAAAACCTCAAGATGGTCATGACTATTTTGAGTTTGGCAGTAAATATCATCGGGTTTCCGATAATGGCTCCTGCTTATTTATTAGAGTCAATATGGGTGGCAAATGGAAAAGTCTGGCCTTAGCAGAAATCGTTCTTGAACGAATAGGTATTCCAAAGCCAAGTCCACAACATAAATTGGCTTACAAGGACTGGAACTACAAAAATCTTAACCCAGCTAACCTGTTTTGGGAAACACAAGCAGAAAAATCAAGACGTCTGCTTGAAGCAAGACCTCTGCAATTAGCCCGAATCAGGAAAATGGGACTCTCCCACCGCAAAAACATTCCTAGCAAGAAGAAAGAACTTATTAAGAAATACCTTGATGAAGGTAAGAGTATAGCAAAAATCAGTCGATTGCTGGATATTGGCTATACAAGACTCTATAACTACATCAACAAATCTGAATTAGCTTGA